A genomic window from Microbacterium sp. H1-D42 includes:
- a CDS encoding glycoside hydrolase N-terminal domain-containing protein yields the protein MPDILAARPAAAAASSRSRSIAAGAIPRPVLSPHALWYGTPAGSWERQALPIGNARLGAMLFGNPDADRIQFNEQSLWGGLNDYDNALAGRPDSAYDTGVTGFGSYRDFGQVDVTFAAGNTVTAPGGPYETSAVQRFDKTFDGDTNSKWCIVTPPAEVVWQVELAAPTVVSGYTLTSAEDVPARDPQDWSVQGSSDGTTWTTLDSRTGPPFENRRQAKSFAFSNATAFSFYRFVFAPKVGVSHFQVSEIALDGVELGSSDATYVSSPSGHSDSLVGSVDRDAGTVWEVSDARGGAIWQLELTSKRALNGYTLTGADGAGPRDWTISGSTDGLTWNELDQRGGQKLTAGVATAFTFTNTTAFTQYRITFTASAEFQLSGVAFSGTGYKSADHPYVVDYRRALDIADGVHSTHFATARGTVLREAFASRGADVIVVRYTTDTPGALTADIRMVSKQDASTTADADARRLTFAGTMANDLSYAATLQVADTDGQVSASATGILVSGATAITLLLDARTDYLMDADKGWRGAAPASGIEKALTAASARSYDELRAAHVDSVAEMMSRASVDWGTTPDAVLALPMPTRLARYGGGESDPTLEQTLYAYGRYLLLSSSKPGGLPANLQGLWNNSNQPPWAADYHTNINIQMNYWAAETTNLPEAHEALTSFIEQVAVPSRVATRNAFGADVRGWTARTSQSIFGGNSWEWNTVASAWYAQHLYEHWAFTQDRKYLRDLAYPLIKEICWFWEDRLKELPDGTLVSPNGWSPEHGPREDGVMYDQQIIWDLFQNYLDCARALDVDEEYQATVADMQVRLAPNKIGRWGQLQEWQTDRDDPKNIHRHTSHLFAVYPGRQITTEDEDFAAAALVSLKARCGEKEGEPFTPATVTGDSRGSWTWPWRTAVFARLGDAERAAVMLRGLLTFNTFSNLWSYVGVYQIDGNLGISAAIAEMLLQSHDDAIRLLPAVPQEWGVRGSFTGLRARGGYSVSAEWRDGKVVSYDVVADRAPNMSNVVVVVNGQRRKVKPANPKAGKPMRDLGPAK from the coding sequence ATGCCTGACATCCTTGCCGCCCGGCCGGCAGCGGCCGCCGCGAGCTCCCGGTCGCGCTCGATCGCGGCCGGTGCGATTCCGCGGCCGGTTCTCTCGCCGCACGCTCTGTGGTACGGCACCCCGGCGGGCTCATGGGAGCGTCAGGCACTGCCGATCGGCAACGCACGTCTCGGGGCGATGCTGTTCGGCAACCCCGACGCCGACCGCATCCAGTTCAATGAGCAGAGTCTGTGGGGTGGACTGAACGACTACGACAACGCCCTCGCAGGCAGGCCTGACAGCGCATATGACACTGGCGTCACAGGGTTCGGGTCGTACCGTGACTTCGGTCAGGTGGACGTGACCTTCGCCGCGGGCAACACGGTCACTGCGCCAGGCGGGCCGTACGAGACATCCGCAGTTCAGCGGTTCGACAAGACTTTCGACGGTGACACCAACTCGAAATGGTGCATCGTGACTCCACCCGCTGAGGTTGTCTGGCAGGTCGAATTGGCCGCGCCGACGGTGGTCAGCGGGTACACGCTGACCAGCGCGGAGGACGTGCCCGCGCGTGACCCGCAGGACTGGAGCGTGCAGGGCTCGAGCGATGGCACCACGTGGACGACCTTGGATTCCCGTACGGGCCCGCCGTTCGAGAATCGTCGTCAGGCGAAGTCGTTCGCGTTCTCGAACGCCACCGCGTTCAGCTTCTACCGATTCGTGTTCGCGCCCAAGGTCGGCGTAAGTCATTTCCAGGTCTCCGAGATCGCCCTCGACGGCGTCGAGCTCGGATCTTCCGACGCCACGTACGTATCGTCGCCGAGTGGACACAGCGACTCGCTGGTGGGATCTGTCGATCGTGATGCCGGCACCGTGTGGGAGGTGTCGGATGCCCGCGGCGGCGCGATCTGGCAGTTGGAGCTCACTTCAAAGCGTGCGCTGAACGGTTACACACTCACCGGTGCGGACGGTGCAGGGCCGCGGGACTGGACGATCTCCGGCTCGACGGACGGCCTGACGTGGAACGAACTCGATCAGCGCGGGGGACAGAAGCTCACTGCCGGAGTCGCGACAGCGTTCACCTTCACGAACACCACGGCATTCACCCAGTATCGGATCACGTTCACGGCTTCTGCCGAGTTTCAGCTTTCGGGCGTTGCGTTCAGCGGCACTGGATACAAATCGGCGGACCACCCCTACGTGGTCGACTATCGTCGAGCTCTGGATATCGCCGATGGTGTCCACAGCACGCACTTCGCGACGGCGCGCGGCACGGTGCTGCGCGAGGCATTTGCGAGCCGTGGCGCGGACGTGATCGTGGTGCGATACACGACAGACACCCCAGGTGCGCTGACCGCTGACATCCGAATGGTCTCGAAACAGGACGCGAGCACGACGGCGGACGCTGATGCGCGTCGCCTGACGTTCGCGGGCACCATGGCCAATGACCTCAGTTACGCCGCCACACTGCAGGTCGCTGACACCGACGGCCAGGTCTCGGCGTCCGCCACCGGCATCCTGGTCAGCGGCGCCACCGCGATCACGCTGCTTCTCGACGCGCGCACCGACTACCTGATGGATGCGGACAAGGGCTGGCGGGGTGCGGCCCCGGCGTCCGGTATCGAGAAGGCGCTGACTGCCGCGTCCGCCCGCTCGTACGACGAGCTGCGCGCAGCGCACGTCGACAGTGTTGCCGAGATGATGAGTCGTGCCAGTGTCGACTGGGGGACGACTCCGGACGCCGTCCTCGCCCTGCCTATGCCGACGCGCCTAGCGCGCTACGGAGGGGGCGAGTCCGACCCGACGCTCGAGCAGACGCTGTACGCATACGGCAGGTACCTGCTGCTGAGCTCGTCGAAGCCGGGCGGGCTGCCGGCCAACCTGCAGGGGCTGTGGAACAACAGCAATCAGCCGCCGTGGGCGGCGGATTATCACACGAACATCAACATCCAGATGAACTACTGGGCGGCCGAGACCACGAATCTGCCAGAAGCCCATGAAGCTCTCACCTCATTCATCGAGCAGGTGGCGGTGCCGAGTCGTGTAGCCACGCGCAATGCGTTCGGTGCCGACGTGCGTGGTTGGACGGCACGCACCTCGCAGAGCATCTTCGGTGGCAACTCGTGGGAGTGGAACACGGTCGCATCGGCCTGGTACGCGCAGCACCTCTACGAGCACTGGGCGTTCACGCAGGACAGGAAGTACCTGCGCGATCTCGCCTACCCGCTGATCAAGGAGATCTGCTGGTTCTGGGAGGACCGCCTCAAAGAACTGCCAGACGGCACCCTCGTGTCACCCAATGGCTGGTCCCCCGAACATGGTCCTCGTGAAGACGGGGTGATGTATGACCAGCAGATCATCTGGGACCTGTTCCAGAACTACCTCGACTGCGCCCGTGCCCTCGACGTCGACGAGGAGTACCAGGCGACGGTCGCCGACATGCAGGTGCGACTCGCCCCCAACAAGATCGGCCGGTGGGGGCAACTGCAGGAATGGCAGACTGACCGCGACGATCCGAAGAACATCCACCGGCATACCTCGCACCTGTTCGCCGTCTATCCTGGTCGCCAGATCACGACCGAGGATGAGGATTTCGCCGCCGCCGCTCTCGTCTCACTGAAGGCCCGCTGCGGCGAGAAGGAGGGGGAGCCGTTCACCCCAGCCACCGTCACGGGTGACAGCCGAGGATCGTGGACATGGCCATGGCGCACAGCTGTGTTCGCCCGGCTGGGCGACGCGGAGCGCGCCGCTGTCATGCTGCGGGGATTGCTGACGTTCAACACGTTCTCGAACCTCTGGTCCTACGTGGGCGTGTATCAGATCGACGGCAATCTGGGCATCAGTGCGGCTATCGCCGAGATGCTGCTGCAGAGTCATGACGATGCCATCCGCCTGCTGCCCGCGGTGCCGCAGGAATGGGGCGTGCGCGGGTCGTTCACGGGGCTGCGCGCTCGCGGCGGCTATTCGGTGAGCGCCGAGTGGCGCGACGGCAAGGTCGTCTCGTATGACGTCGTCGCCGACCGGGCACCCAACATGAGCAACGTCGTCGTGGTGGTCAACGGGCAGCGCCGCAAGGTGAAGCCCGCGAACCCCAAGGCCGGCAAGCCCATGCGCGACCTGGGTCCCGCGAAGTAG
- the purB gene encoding adenylosuccinate lyase codes for MPSLPTQPLSPLDGRYQAAVSGLADYLSEAGLNRARVEVEVEWLIALTDRSLFETSPLSDADKQRLRALYRDFGQAEIDWLAAKEAVTRHDVKAVEYLVRDRLSALGLDSIAELTHFACTSEDINSASYALTVKRAVEGVWLPALDGVIAKLRELAVEHADAAMLSRTHGQPATPSTMGKEIAVFAWRLERVRAQIAGSEYLAKFSGATGTWSAHLSADPDVDWAQLSREYIEGMGIDFNVLTTQIESHDWQVELYDRIRHAGGILHNLATDIWTYISLGYFAQIPVAGATGSSTMPHKINPIRFENAEANLELSAALLGSLSQTLVTSRLQRDLTDSTTQRNIGVALGHSLLALDNLRRGLNEISLSRGVLLDDLDHNWEVLAEAIQTVIRAEVVAGRSNISDPYALLKELTRGHRVGGAELAEFVQGLEIGDAAKQRLLALTPATYTGIAEQLAK; via the coding sequence CTGCCCTCGCTTCCGACCCAGCCGCTGAGCCCCCTCGACGGCCGCTACCAGGCCGCCGTCTCCGGCCTCGCCGACTACCTCTCCGAGGCGGGCCTGAACCGCGCCCGCGTCGAGGTCGAGGTGGAGTGGCTGATCGCCCTCACCGACCGCTCGCTGTTCGAGACTTCGCCGCTGTCGGATGCTGACAAGCAGCGCCTTCGGGCGCTGTACCGCGACTTCGGCCAGGCCGAGATCGACTGGCTCGCCGCCAAGGAGGCCGTCACCCGTCACGATGTGAAGGCCGTCGAGTACCTCGTGCGCGACCGGCTCTCCGCGCTGGGTCTCGACTCGATCGCCGAGCTCACCCACTTCGCCTGCACCAGCGAGGACATCAACTCCGCCTCGTACGCCCTCACCGTCAAGCGCGCCGTCGAGGGAGTCTGGCTGCCGGCGCTGGATGGCGTGATCGCGAAGCTGCGGGAGCTTGCCGTGGAGCATGCGGATGCCGCGATGCTCTCCCGCACGCACGGCCAGCCCGCCACCCCGTCCACCATGGGCAAGGAGATCGCCGTCTTCGCATGGCGCCTCGAGCGCGTGCGCGCGCAGATCGCGGGCTCGGAGTACCTGGCGAAGTTCTCTGGTGCGACCGGCACCTGGTCGGCGCACCTGTCGGCCGACCCCGATGTCGACTGGGCGCAGCTGTCGCGCGAGTACATCGAGGGCATGGGCATCGACTTCAACGTGCTCACCACGCAGATCGAGTCGCACGACTGGCAGGTCGAGCTGTATGACCGGATCCGTCACGCCGGTGGCATCCTGCACAACCTCGCGACCGACATCTGGACGTACATCTCGCTCGGCTACTTCGCGCAGATCCCCGTCGCCGGTGCGACCGGATCGTCGACCATGCCACACAAGATCAACCCGATCCGTTTCGAGAACGCCGAGGCGAACCTCGAGCTCTCGGCGGCGCTGCTCGGCTCCCTGTCGCAGACGCTGGTCACCAGCCGCCTGCAGCGCGACCTGACCGACTCGACCACGCAGCGCAACATCGGCGTCGCCCTCGGGCACTCGCTGCTCGCGCTCGACAACCTGCGCCGCGGCCTGAACGAGATCTCGCTCTCACGCGGCGTGCTGCTCGATGACCTCGACCACAACTGGGAGGTTCTGGCCGAGGCGATCCAGACGGTCATCCGCGCCGAGGTCGTCGCCGGCCGCTCGAACATCTCCGACCCGTACGCGCTGCTGAAAGAGCTCACCCGCGGTCACCGCGTCGGCGGCGCCGAGCTGGCGGAGTTCGTGCAGGGTCTCGAGATCGGGGATGCTGCGAAACAGCGCCTGCTGGCCCTGACCCCCGCGACCTACACCGGCATCGCCGAGCAGCTCGCAAAGTAA
- a CDS encoding low molecular weight protein-tyrosine-phosphatase, with amino-acid sequence MTDSDPFRVIFVCTGNICRSPMAEVVLRALSARHGLDAHVVSSSAGTGDWHVGERADERTIDALTRRGFDGSLHRAKQFSAASFAENDLIVALDRTHERILRAWARTDDDEGKVILLRAFDAHASSMDVPDPYYAGPEMFDSVLAMIETATRGLFSQLEPAVRASHSSPRAMRGPEQEELL; translated from the coding sequence ATGACCGACTCGGATCCCTTCCGCGTCATCTTCGTCTGCACGGGCAACATCTGCCGGTCGCCGATGGCCGAGGTGGTGCTGCGTGCGCTCTCGGCGCGACACGGGCTTGATGCGCACGTAGTCTCGAGCAGCGCCGGCACGGGCGACTGGCACGTGGGCGAGCGCGCCGACGAACGCACGATCGACGCCCTCACCCGCCGGGGGTTCGACGGATCGCTGCACCGCGCGAAGCAGTTCAGCGCAGCATCCTTCGCCGAGAACGACCTGATCGTCGCTCTCGACCGCACCCATGAGCGCATTCTGCGCGCCTGGGCGCGCACCGACGACGACGAGGGCAAGGTGATCCTGCTTCGGGCGTTCGACGCGCACGCCTCGAGCATGGATGTGCCCGATCCGTACTACGCCGGCCCCGAGATGTTCGATTCGGTGCTCGCTATGATTGAGACTGCGACCCGCGGACTCTTCAGCCAGCTCGAACCGGCTGTGCGGGCATCCCATTCGTCGCCCCGCGCGATGCGGGGCCCCGAGCAGGAGGAACTCCTCTGA
- a CDS encoding phage holin family protein — MRFIVRVVVNAFAIWVVTLIPVLEVSIRPFSPGETLQVVLTLLAVAAIFALVNTIIGTVIKIVAIPLYILTLGLISFLINGFLLWLTAWITSGFGWGLTVESFWWGVVAAVIISIINAIFGAILRPQKKQRHD, encoded by the coding sequence ATGCGATTCATCGTCCGCGTCGTCGTCAATGCCTTCGCCATCTGGGTTGTCACACTCATCCCCGTGCTCGAGGTCAGCATCCGCCCGTTCTCCCCCGGTGAGACTCTGCAGGTCGTGCTGACGCTGCTCGCCGTCGCCGCGATCTTCGCGCTGGTGAACACCATCATCGGCACCGTGATCAAGATCGTCGCGATCCCGCTGTACATCCTCACGCTCGGGCTGATCTCGTTCCTCATCAACGGCTTCCTGCTGTGGCTGACCGCCTGGATCACCAGCGGATTCGGCTGGGGCCTGACGGTCGAGTCGTTCTGGTGGGGCGTCGTCGCGGCCGTCATCATCTCGATCATCAACGCGATCTTCGGTGCGATCCTGCGCCCCCAGAAGAAGCAGCGGCACGACTGA
- a CDS encoding type II toxin-antitoxin system death-on-curing family toxin yields the protein MVEYIEPAQAIAVVEKLGLHVRDEGLLFSALARPAASMFGTDAYATIEQKAAALLSSLSQNHPLFDGNKRLSLVLTLIFLRLNGFELNFSDDDAFELVLSAAQGLVTVDELAHVIAAGIHAEP from the coding sequence ATGGTCGAGTACATCGAGCCAGCACAGGCGATCGCCGTCGTCGAGAAGCTGGGTCTGCATGTACGCGACGAAGGACTGCTGTTCTCAGCGTTGGCACGCCCAGCCGCCAGCATGTTCGGAACAGATGCGTACGCCACGATCGAGCAGAAGGCGGCGGCGCTGCTGAGTTCGCTGTCTCAGAACCACCCTCTGTTCGACGGCAACAAACGGCTGTCCCTGGTACTGACGCTCATCTTTCTCAGACTGAATGGATTCGAACTCAACTTCAGCGACGACGATGCCTTCGAGCTGGTCCTAAGCGCCGCTCAGGGCTTGGTGACCGTCGATGAACTCGCGCACGTGATCGCTGCCGGCATCCACGCTGAACCCTGA
- a CDS encoding ribbon-helix-helix protein, CopG family, with the protein MAMTVRIPEELDAKLEAIARSRHISKHAVLIEAAERFASTEAKTARVLTLADEITERYADVMTRLEDA; encoded by the coding sequence ATGGCCATGACCGTGCGGATCCCCGAGGAGCTCGACGCGAAGCTCGAGGCGATTGCGCGCTCGCGGCACATTTCGAAGCATGCGGTGCTGATCGAAGCCGCCGAGCGCTTCGCCAGCACTGAGGCGAAGACCGCCCGCGTGCTGACGCTCGCGGACGAGATCACCGAACGGTACGCCGACGTGATGACACGCCTCGAAGACGCGTGA
- a CDS encoding histidinol-phosphate transaminase yields MTEPILPRIRPEIAALPPYRQGKQAGPDAFKLSSNENPFDPLPSVLETLAHTTPMNRYPDATAGALRARLGEKYGVEPDAVHIGTGSVSILYQLVLATASVGDEVIYAWRSFEAYPGLPLVAGATGVQVPLTDGARHDLDAMADAVTVRTRAIIVCTPNNPTGPVVTSAEFAGFVARVPSDVLIILDEAYAEFVTAQDAVDGLAERVYEQHPNVVVLRTFSKAFGLAGLRVGYAIGNPRVLDAARTTAIPLSVTSAAERAAIASLDAEDELLARVAVIVERRTRLVAGLREQGWDVPDAQANFIWLPTGDGTDAAAAAFVAADLIVRPFSGDGIRISVGEEESIARVLEVAATLR; encoded by the coding sequence GTGACCGAGCCGATCCTGCCCCGCATCCGTCCCGAGATCGCCGCGCTGCCGCCCTACCGGCAGGGCAAGCAGGCGGGACCGGACGCGTTCAAGCTGTCCAGCAACGAGAACCCGTTCGATCCACTGCCCTCGGTGCTCGAGACGCTGGCGCACACGACGCCGATGAACCGGTACCCGGATGCCACTGCCGGCGCGCTGCGCGCCCGCCTGGGGGAGAAGTACGGCGTCGAACCCGACGCAGTGCACATCGGCACCGGAAGCGTGTCGATCCTCTACCAGCTCGTGCTGGCCACAGCATCCGTCGGCGACGAGGTCATCTACGCCTGGCGCTCGTTCGAGGCGTACCCCGGCCTGCCGCTGGTCGCCGGCGCGACGGGCGTGCAGGTGCCGCTCACCGACGGCGCGCGGCACGATCTCGATGCGATGGCGGATGCTGTCACCGTCCGCACCCGTGCGATCATCGTCTGCACGCCGAACAACCCGACCGGTCCTGTCGTCACCAGTGCGGAGTTCGCCGGTTTCGTCGCGCGCGTCCCGAGCGACGTGCTGATCATCCTCGATGAGGCCTACGCCGAGTTCGTGACCGCTCAGGACGCAGTCGACGGTCTTGCGGAGCGCGTCTACGAACAGCATCCGAACGTCGTCGTGCTGCGCACCTTCTCGAAGGCCTTCGGCCTCGCGGGCCTTCGGGTCGGCTACGCCATCGGCAACCCGCGTGTGCTCGACGCCGCGCGCACGACCGCGATCCCGCTGTCGGTGACCAGCGCCGCCGAACGCGCCGCGATCGCCAGCCTCGACGCCGAGGACGAGCTGCTCGCCCGCGTCGCCGTCATCGTCGAGCGCCGCACCCGTCTCGTCGCTGGCCTCCGCGAACAGGGCTGGGACGTGCCCGACGCCCAGGCGAACTTCATCTGGCTGCCGACCGGCGATGGCACGGATGCTGCCGCTGCGGCATTCGTCGCCGCCGACCTCATCGTCCGGCCGTTCTCCGGCGATGGCATCCGCATCTCGGTCGGAGAAGAGGAGTCGATCGCTCGCGTGCTGGAGGTTGCAGCGACCCTGCGGTGA
- a CDS encoding DoxX family protein, with protein MEPLIMLVAVTALLWLLGALGAQALRHFPTALRGGLAAMFALTGVSHFIGMREELIAMVPDFVPTPELAVTATGLVELAGAIGLLIPRLAGLSAAGLTLLLIGVFPANIALALSDAPLPWYDELLWRTLTQLVFLAATSAVVIDRRRAGFAYRAAGHHSPAAHSQMPTDPTSPLPDHTSESAEQPRGSGRA; from the coding sequence ATGGAACCACTGATCATGCTCGTGGCGGTCACAGCCCTCCTGTGGCTGCTCGGCGCTCTCGGCGCACAGGCGCTGCGCCACTTTCCGACGGCGCTGCGCGGCGGGCTCGCCGCGATGTTCGCACTGACCGGGGTCTCGCACTTCATCGGCATGCGGGAAGAGCTGATCGCGATGGTGCCCGACTTCGTCCCCACCCCCGAACTCGCCGTCACGGCGACCGGCCTCGTGGAACTGGCCGGCGCGATAGGTCTGCTGATTCCGCGACTCGCAGGCCTGTCCGCGGCTGGACTCACCCTGCTGCTGATCGGCGTGTTCCCGGCGAACATCGCGCTCGCCCTGTCTGACGCACCGCTGCCCTGGTACGACGAGTTGCTGTGGCGAACGCTCACCCAGTTGGTGTTTCTCGCCGCGACCTCTGCGGTCGTCATCGACCGCCGCCGTGCGGGGTTCGCGTATCGCGCAGCCGGCCACCATTCACCGGCAGCGCACAGTCAGATGCCGACCGACCCGACGAGTCCGCTCCCCGATCACACGTCGGAATCAGCCGAGCAGCCCCGAGGATCGGGCCGCGCATGA
- a CDS encoding MerR family transcriptional regulator, which produces MRISELAERSGLTIATLKFYIREGMLQRGEATSATRAEYGDDHLARVQLISALADVRGLPLTKVKQILALIDDPDPDPVVVLGRAIGALPPYVQGDRAEFPRAQAAIESLGLTYDPAFTAVPQLEDAIRALEHANLDAGPDTLRRYADAMCTVAVDEIAPLSEMSLEEAISYSVLGTALYEPLMLALRRLAHQHLLADGLPPRVT; this is translated from the coding sequence ATGCGCATCTCGGAACTGGCCGAACGCAGTGGCCTGACGATCGCCACTCTCAAGTTCTACATTCGCGAAGGCATGCTCCAGCGGGGGGAGGCGACCTCGGCGACCCGTGCCGAGTACGGCGACGATCATCTCGCCCGGGTGCAGCTCATCTCTGCGCTGGCCGACGTTCGGGGCCTGCCGCTCACCAAGGTCAAGCAGATCCTGGCACTGATCGATGATCCCGATCCTGACCCGGTCGTGGTGCTCGGCAGGGCGATCGGGGCGCTTCCTCCCTACGTGCAGGGGGACCGCGCAGAATTTCCCCGCGCTCAGGCGGCGATCGAGTCGCTCGGGCTGACCTACGATCCCGCGTTCACCGCCGTGCCTCAGCTCGAAGACGCCATCCGGGCGCTCGAGCACGCGAATCTCGACGCCGGCCCGGACACCCTGCGCCGCTATGCGGATGCGATGTGCACCGTCGCCGTCGACGAGATCGCCCCCCTCTCTGAGATGTCCCTCGAGGAGGCGATCTCGTACTCAGTGCTCGGGACCGCTCTGTACGAGCCGCTCATGCTCGCGTTGCGGCGCCTAGCGCACCAGCACCTGCTCGCCGACGGCCTTCCTCCTCGGGTGACCTGA
- a CDS encoding TetR/AcrR family transcriptional regulator, whose translation MRDEKRSAAERRTQAVAEGLSAFADHGLTTAAIAQVAERIGVSQPYVFRLFGSKQAFFLACIDELPDRITGMFLQAAQGADDPMEEMGAGFRVLVSDGVISGFWLQACAAARADDEIARRCRGVISRALRVAQDSTGADADGLAAFFGRGALVMMLQTLGVDLGEGSQAAVAALAEEGRRS comes from the coding sequence ATGCGAGATGAGAAGCGAAGCGCGGCAGAACGCCGGACGCAGGCAGTAGCCGAGGGGCTCAGTGCGTTCGCCGACCACGGCCTCACGACCGCGGCGATTGCGCAGGTGGCCGAGCGGATCGGCGTCTCCCAGCCCTACGTCTTTCGCCTCTTCGGGTCCAAACAGGCGTTCTTCCTAGCGTGTATCGATGAACTGCCCGATCGCATCACCGGGATGTTCCTGCAGGCCGCGCAGGGCGCCGATGACCCCATGGAGGAGATGGGCGCCGGCTTCCGCGTGCTGGTCTCGGACGGTGTCATCAGCGGCTTCTGGTTGCAGGCCTGCGCTGCAGCTCGCGCCGATGACGAGATCGCCCGCAGATGCAGGGGCGTGATCTCGCGTGCGCTGCGCGTCGCTCAGGACAGCACCGGCGCTGACGCCGACGGGCTGGCCGCCTTCTTCGGCAGGGGAGCTCTCGTGATGATGCTGCAGACCCTCGGAGTCGATCTCGGCGAGGGCAGCCAAGCGGCGGTCGCAGCGCTGGCAGAAGAAGGGCGCCGATCATGA
- a CDS encoding SGNH/GDSL hydrolase family protein produces the protein MNPLLMPLVAVQGRRARSQIEVLPEAGGPTTGRTNDGVGEGLRVIVVGESTAAGCGAATHEEAFAGEFARALSGRRDKPVQWTVQGRHGATIRRVRYRMLPDLDTPVDVAVLLIGVNDVLTRTPVAQWGDDLAAVVEALDAAAERTVVAGIPPFDAFPALPRALRTYLSERGRALDAAAQEVCAAGRGVSWLSSADIADADATFFARDGFHPSPAGYRRWANDVALAVAG, from the coding sequence ATGAATCCATTGCTGATGCCCTTGGTGGCTGTGCAAGGACGCCGGGCCCGTTCTCAGATCGAGGTGCTTCCCGAAGCGGGGGGTCCCACCACCGGACGCACCAATGATGGCGTCGGGGAGGGCTTGCGCGTGATCGTGGTGGGCGAGTCGACCGCAGCCGGCTGCGGAGCCGCAACGCATGAGGAAGCGTTCGCCGGCGAGTTCGCCCGAGCGCTCAGCGGACGCCGCGACAAGCCAGTGCAGTGGACGGTGCAAGGGCGCCATGGTGCGACCATTCGGCGGGTGCGATATCGGATGCTGCCTGACCTGGACACCCCCGTCGACGTGGCCGTTCTGCTCATCGGCGTCAACGATGTGCTCACCCGCACTCCGGTCGCACAATGGGGCGATGATCTCGCGGCCGTCGTCGAAGCCCTGGACGCTGCGGCTGAGCGCACGGTCGTCGCGGGCATCCCCCCGTTCGACGCGTTTCCCGCTCTGCCCCGCGCGCTTCGCACTTACCTCAGTGAGCGCGGTCGCGCGCTCGATGCCGCCGCGCAAGAGGTCTGCGCGGCCGGTCGCGGTGTTTCGTGGCTGAGTTCGGCCGACATCGCAGATGCGGACGCCACGTTCTTCGCACGGGATGGCTTCCATCCGTCGCCTGCGGGGTATCGGCGCTGGGCGAATGACGTCGCGCTGGCTGTCGCCGGGTGA